Part of the Zea mays cultivar B73 chromosome 4, Zm-B73-REFERENCE-NAM-5.0, whole genome shotgun sequence genome is shown below.
TTTTGGCAATTCAACACATTGCATACATAACAAATATATATAACAACcacaaatatatataacagcCACAATACACAACATATCACATATAACATCTCACATACATAATAATAACACAAGACACAAGTCAAATCCACCTCGACATAAGAATTCACAAGTCTCACAAGACATAAGTTTGAAGTCTCACAAGACATAAGTTTGAAGTCTCACAAAACACATCGAATGGAAGCCCACTATTGTCGATCAACATCAGGAAATATCGAAGAGTGATGCTCGCTACCTCCACTCGCGAAGAGCGTATTGACAAAGTCTAACCCATCATCTTGTTGCTGCGccggcaaggtagctggaggaGTCTCATATACCTATACAAATGACATTCACGGAGTTACATCGTAATGTAACAAGTAAATTATGATAaatttgcatacctgatgttcggtaggtggaggtggaggtgaagGCCAAGGAAAATGTATGGAAGGTGGAGGTGGGGGGGCCATCGGAAACTGTATCCCTTGGGCTTGTGCTAGTTGCTACCAAATTTCCGAACACATTAATGTCAGTGTCTTAAATCAATACATAACTTAAAATGAATGATCtttttgaacttacttgtatcAGTGCTTGCTGTTGTTGAAACTGAGTAGCATAGTATTCTTGTTGAGCAGCATGCTGCCTCAAGTATTCCTCCTGAATCCTTTGTCGCTCCTGATGTTGCCTAAGCTCTTCTCGTAGTTGCTCAACTTCTGCAGTATCCTGAGTAGAGCGacgggagctacgagcagcagacctcgacgaacctcccctttgaaccgtcacctggctcgagtcgatgacgttaTCGAAAATCGAGTACCTTCAAACAAGTAACATCACGACAGATTAAAAAATAATCTATTGTACTTAAACCGATGAAACAAGATAAGGTATGTAGAGTCCACACCTTCCATGGGGTTTTCCACCACTTGCATACACAGCCTGAGGATCAATAGGTGCGGTCCTCCAGTCGTAGTCCGATCCGTGCTGACTAGACATCGCCTCAGCATATGCAGCCtccatacaaaagaacaatgcaatctTACATCACTGGGCACATACATAAATTCATATGAACAACACATAAATCTACCAAGCATTTGAAAACACTCACCAGACGATCTGTTGCCTTTTGGCTACACAACACATCTGGATTTGCAGGATCTGGTCCTCTGTGTCCCCTCAGGTATATTTGAACATCACTGGGCACTACACCACTGCTAGCTTCCTGTacgtacatttgacaaacattataATCAGAAATGACATCAAGTCATATACAATCAACAAAACTACACCACTGCTAGTTTCCTGTACTTACCATTCGTTTTGCCAAACGAAAGTGATCATCACCTCCATACTTGTGATACGACTCGGTTCCACGATTGGAACTTTGTCGTATAGACTTTGCCTTGAAATTATCCGAAGCCCAATAACGGCATAAGGCACGCCAAGCAGCATCATTGGCGGCTATCCATGGAATCGAATGCTATGGAAACACAATTCATTTATAAGTAACTATAACATATACAAGGAACACAGTACATCATATGCAAAAACATCAATTTTTTCCAACATAAGCAAAAACATCAATTACCTGAAGAAAATCTTGCTCAGTCATAGAAAGTCCATATTGTGACGCCTCGCTCTTACTGGTTGCTCGTCGTCCTTCACTACTCAACATAGCTTGATTAATCACCTGGATTCGAACATAGTACATCATATCCGCAACAACATCTGCCGCGTTCTTATGGAACACGGAGTGTGCATGCTCGGTATGAGTATATCCATCAGGCAACTTATAATATTTCTAAAAAAGAAACATAGTCAAGAATCCATAATATGAATCAATCATTGAGCTGATAACTTCGCAAGAAGATAGATAAACATACCCAGAAGTCGTGCCAAACTGCACCTTGCGCATTCCCATGTTGCGCGTTAACCGCAAGGCCGTATTGATCCCATCTTGTGACAGGGACCTCAATACCATTCTCAATCACCAATCCAGGCCATCTCATACGACAGATATTGCCCAACACTTTATTTACTTGCCTTACACGATCTTTGCCGGTGAAACTACTATCCAGCCAAGCCCTAACAACACAAGCACAATTGTCAAATTCAAAAATAATTATTTATCATCAATGTGTAAGACATAAGAACAAAGCAAATATGCTCTTACCCATCTCCACTCGGGATTATCTCAACCTTGTTAACTGGTTCTTTAGGAGGGGGGACCCAACTAGTCTTCCGCGGCTTCCGGACCCGTGAAGACCCTCCAACTCCCCCGCTTCCAGAACCTCCACCTGAAACACCAGCTTCTCCTTCCCTTGACCCACTAGCTCCCCCAACTCCCGACCCTCCATCATTGGGCCATTCACCCCACCCTGTCTCTTCCTCATCTTCCACTTGTCTCCACTCCTCTGTCTCTTCCTCATCTTCAGGCTCATCCtatagatcaaaattgataattTAGTTATTCGAACTCATACAAATATTACATTACAAAACAAATATATTGGTTACCTCATTCCTCTGTACGCCGACTGCCTGACCCTGCAACTCTGGAACATGCTCCAACAAAGCTCTACGCCTACTCGAGCTTGAACTAGTGCCCTGGAACACTAAGTCCTCCTTTCTCCCAAAAATGGAGGCTCTCCTCGCTAGTCCCTTAGCGAGCTGCTTGACCTTTTTAGACATCCTGTTATTAAAACAAAATCAAATTAGTAATTGAGCATAATGTAAATGAACATAATGTATTGAAATGAACATAATGTAAATGAACATAATGTATTGAAATGAACAATAAATATATAATTACTTTTTAGTCGTATTCAAAATCAGGATCAAATTGTTTTCTACGATTCGATGTTTTCTTCTTTGACTTCCGTTTCCGTTTTTTGGGACTTACTACATCTTCAGGATCTCCCACTAATGATTCTGGCAAAACCTCAGTATCTATATTAAAATTGGTCGGAAGTTCATCTTCTTGGTAAATTTCTTCAACTTCCGCCTCGAACCATTCACCCTTGGTGTGTAACTATTCACGAGGATTcactttgtacactacccatgTGGCTTCCAGCTTTATAGATGGATACGGTATGTAGTACACCTGGTCAACTTGGTGAGCAAGAACAAATTTGCTACATGCACTTGTTTTGAGCTCATGTTTGACTTCTACCATGCCAAATTGGTTTTCTACAGTCCCTTGATTGGGATCAAACCAATCACATTTGAAAAACACCACCTTAAGATTTTTGTTCCCGGCAAAGTCGTACTCGAGTATGTCATTAATAACTCCATAATAATTCATCTCTCTTCCACGATCATCGACTGCCCTGCATACAACTCCAGTATTTTTTGTCGCCgcaaatggacgagtacattcaaatTTGGTCGAACGAAAACGAAACCCCTTAATGTCGTAACGACCGTAGCTTCTGACTTTTACGATTGCGTAAGACATCTGAAGCAAGTCCTCGTCTAAATTTGGAATTTTGTCACACTGCCAATCAGATGGTAAACAAATGAGGTGCGGAACATGATTACTACAAGTAAACAAATTGAAATATGGAGTCATCTTACTTGAAATATTGAGTCATTTCATCCATATTTTCATACATATAGAGCAAAGCGTCCAACTTTTCTTCGCGCTCAGGATGATATTCTGTGGATGCCCCAACAGTCTTGCCCTCAATCTCAAAAATTTGGAGATTGCTTCGGGTCCCTACTTTGTCATCATGATACCTCAATGTAGGGGCATTGATATTGTGCTCGTCTGCAAAGTATACACTCGTGAAGGCTGCTACCTCTttatatttgaattcttcagctatacacccttcaactcttcctttgttaccaaccattgaactaagcttctttaatgccctttcaatatggtacatccacctgtattgcacaggaccaccaaccttagcttcatatggaaggtggacaagtagatgttgcattggattgaagaatcctggggggaatattttttccaacttgcatataaggacaggaatttctgtctccaacttctccatcacatctttgtttatttctttagcacaaagttgcctataaaagtagcttaactCAGCTAAAGCCTGCCAGATACTGACTTTCAAGTACCCTCGGAACATTACAGGGAGGAGCCTTTCCATCATTATATGATAATCATGGCTCTTCAATCCAGTTATTTTATTTGTCTTTAAGTTCACAGCTCTCCTAAACCCGGCCGCATAACCATCTGGGAATTTCAAATTTTTCAACCATTCCATTACTTCTTTCTTCTGTTTAGGTTTTAGACAAAATTGAGCACGTGGCTTTTTTCCATTTTCGTCGAGTTCCTGGGTTGGTCGGTTACAAAGTTTTGCTAAGTCCTTTCTGGCCTTTATATTGTCTGTTGTTTTGTCACCTAGATTCATGCAGGTACTTAGAATGCTTTCACCAACATTACGTTCCTGATGCATGACGTCAATGTTATGCATCAGAATCAATGCCTTAACATAAGGTAGTTCCCATAAACCACATTTATGTGTCCAGTTATGCTCGGTTCCAAAACCTATGTATCCATCACCACTTtcattctctttcaaattattaagcATAGCCTCAATCTCTATTTCGCTAAGACGCCTGGGCGGTCCCTTTGTCACGATAGTGCCCTTCTTAAAGGTGTTAACCTCGAACCTATACGGGTGTTTTTGGGGCAAGAAGCATCTGTGGCAGTCAAAGTAACAGATCTTCCCTCCAAACTCAAGGCGGAAACAATCTGTATCCTTGCCACATATTGGACATGTCAGAGTTCCATGGCAGCTCCATCCAGCAAATAAACTGTATGCCATGAAATCATGAATGGACCACAAATATGCAACTCGAAGTGTGAATTTCTCGTTTTTGTAGCAATCGTATGCTTCGACTCCTttccataactttttgagatcatcgATAAAGGGTTGCATCGTCACATTCAGCCCTTTCCCAGGATGGTCTGGACCAGGAATAATTAGGGAAAGAAACATGTAATCATATTTCATGCACAgatgaggtggaaggttgtatggaataacaaatacaggccaacaagaatatgatgctgcgttcgtattgaaaggtgtgaaaccatctgtcgccaacccaattcgaatatttctcgcttcactagcaaattctggatcaaagtcatctagagccttccacgcatcactgtcAGACGGGTGCGTCATCACATGAGTGTCCCCTCGTTCACGTTCTTTATGCCATCTCATGTGCCTAGCTGTGTTCCTCGAAAGAAACAAACGCTTAACACGAGGCGCAAGAGGCATATAACGTAGTTGCTTTTGGGCTACAGTTGATATGACCATTTCACCATCATCGTTTTTAACCTCTACATATCTCGACTTGCCACACTTTAGACACTTACTATCATTCTCATGATCCTTCCAGAACAGCATACAATTATCTGGACAGACATCGATTTTCTGATAGTCCATACCTAGACCTGAGAGCAGTTTCCTGCACTGATACACGTCTTTCGGCATCttgtgatttggtggaaacacttcACTGATTAAGTTCAAGAGCtcgttgtaacaattgttcgagaacacgaacttggacttgatagccataagtcgagtcacgaaagcgaggattgaaactgttgtgtgttcatgcaatggctcttctgcagccttaaggaggtcgaagaactttttaacctctggaggaggcggctcctcatgatttggtggaaacaccaaatcaggatcctcccttaaatcttcaagcatctcGTCCATTCTATCGTACTCCACGTCGTCAGTGTTGTTGGCTTCCGGCAAAATTTCACGGGGAAAGTCCTCGCCGTGATACACCCATACTTCATAGTTAGGCATGTAGCCATATTTGCAAAGGTGCCCCGACAGAGTTCTCTTGTCTTGACATCTACAAATCCGACACATACTACATGGACAACGCACATCCGTGCCGGTTCTTGATATAGCAAAAGCACGATCAATAAAATCCTCTGTCTTTCTTATCCAATCTGCTGAGGGATCATTCATatgccaaccttcatacatccatcgacggtccTCGCCCACCATATTTGATTCTAAAATAGTAGAACACATGATTCATAAATTTTTTCCGGTACTAAACGCATATCGATCGTGTCACTACATCTATAGGAAAAGATAGTTCCTAAACCCACCCATGAGTGACCGATAGAGCAATGATTTATGACGAGCAACGAGTCCGAAcgaaatttcagcagcataaccccgttgttctccaTTTACATGCCCATAAATGGTGCAATAGAGAACAACAGGGTTATGTCACCGAAATCTCGTTCGGACCCGTCATCGTCATAAATCCATAGCTCTATCATCCACTAACAGGTTGTCCAAAAAGAGACAATTTCGGACCAATACGAGTCATATGTGTATATATCATGTGACTCGTGCCTATCCGGAATGGGCGACACATAGGTTTCACAACACTACGACAATTTTGCAAAAAATATTACTAACACACAACAAACAAGAGACTAACATAATTCAATTACATGCACCACCTTGCTTATTAAGTTAATTAACCGTATTAACATAACTTTCTACGGTTTAAAAACAgttaactctcggaagttagcatATTTAATATAAAAAACATAATATAAATACTCGGAAGTAGTTACCTGAGACAACGGGATGTGGGGCGGCTGAGCACCCGGCGACGGGGAGGCGGCCGAGCAGACGGGCACGCCGGCGGACGAGCAGACGACGGTGGAGCACGACGGTGGAGCGAGCGGGCGCCGGCCGagcaggcgggcgcgcggcgagcCGCCGGGCGGGCGGCGGTGGAGCGTACAGGCAGGCGCGCGGCGAGCAGTGGCGAGCAGGCAAGCGGCGGtggcgagcaggcggtggcgagcAGGTGGCGGTGGCGAGCAGTGGCGAGCAGGCAGGCGGCGGTGGCGAGCAGGCGGCGGTGGTGCGCGGCGGCGAGCAGGCGGGCGGCGAGCAAGCGAGCAGGCGCGGCGGCGAGACGGCGTGGTGCGCGGGCGGCAAGCAGGCGTGCGGCGGCGAGCAGGCGAGCAGGCGCGGCGGCGAGCGCGTGGCGGCGAGCAGGCGCGGCGGCGAGCAGGCGCGGCGGGCGCGGCGGCGAGCAGGCGAGCAGGCGCGGCGGCTACACGGCGTAGCGGGCGTTCCAAAATGTGAGACGGGCGCGCACCGTTAGCCTAAACtagataacttccgagaggcgcgGTGTAAAACCGTCGGAAGTTAAGCCTTACCCGGATCGGTCAACGCTGAAtacataacttccgagaggcgacGGACCAGCCGTCAGAAGTtaacttaacttccgagaggccgtcggaagttaagttaacttccgagaggctcttggccggccgtcggaagttaacttaacttccgagaggcactaGTCGCCACTCGGAAATTATTAGTTTCCTACGGTTTCgaaaaaaaaccgtaggaagttatttgcctctcggaagttgcttattttggtgtagtggttccacaaagagtaagatgaaggaagtgggatcctcaagtggacaaaaatctaatgctcccatttcccactcatatctttgtgattatatgttgacttgggattcagggaaattggttgtgaaatatgtgggtgcctacactaaacgaaaagtcatgaaaagaagtgtgtgggtacccaaggctataactaacactgtaggacccaattcaatttgggtacctaagagcaTAGCCTAAAACTTGTTttacaggtctactcctctggtgggtcaagttgggtgcttgacagtggatgtacaaatcacatgaccggggagaaagacatgtttcatacattgcaactaactcaagaagcacaagaaattgtgtttggagatagtggcaagagtaaggtgattggtattggtaaaattcctatctctgaccaacaatcactttcaaatgttttattagtagattctttaagctataatttgttgtccgtttcacaactttgtggaatgggttataattgcttattttcggatgtggatgtgaagatccttagaagggaggactcttcagttgcctttaccggtcgcctgaagggcaagctttatcttgttgatttcacaacaagtaaagtgacgcctgagacttgtttagtggcaaaatccgacaagggttggctatggcatcgccggctagcccatgtcggtatgaggaatttggccaaacttcaaaaggataatcacatcattggactaacaaatgttgtatttgagaaaaatagggtttgtggcgcatgtcaagcaggaaagcaacatggagtcccacatcaatcaaagaatgtggtcataacaaagaggccattggaacttcttcacatggacctcttcggacctgtggcctacattagcattggtggtagtaagtatggtttagttattgttgatgatttttctcgattcacctgggttttctttttgagtgacaaaggtgaaactcaagaaattttaaagaaattcatgaggagagctcaaaatgaatttgagctcaaaatcaagaaagtgagaagcgataatgggacggaattcaagaacacaggtgtcgaagaattcttaggagaagagggaatcaaacatgagttctcggtgccttacactccacaacaaaatggtgttgtggaaagaaagaaccgaactctaattgaagctgcaagaaccatgttggatgaatacaagacacctgacaacttctgggcagaggcggtcaacaccgcctgtcatgcaatcaactgtctctatcttcataagatctacaaaaagactgcttatgagcttctcactggtaacaaacctaaagttgattattttagagtatttggttgtaaatgttttattcttaacaagaaagtcaagagctcaaagtttgctcctagagtggacgagggcttcttgcttggttatgcatcaaatgcgcatggatatcgtgttttcaacaattccaccggtcttgttgaaatagcgatagacgtgacatttgatgagtctaatggctcgcaagggcatgtttctaatgacactgcaagaaatgaagaactaccttgtgaggccataaagaaacttgccataggtgaggtgagacctcaagaaagggatgatgaagaaggaaccttgtggatgaccaatgaggtagttgatgtgggtgcaagggtggtgagtgacaaagtctatacccaagcaaacccatcaacctcaagtcatccaagccacgaagaaaatcatcaaaggatgccaacagtggtagaagatgaacaagaaaatattgatggtgaagtgcctcttgatcaagtaattgatgaggaagagcaaatacaaagacatccatcagtgcctcatcctagagtccatcaaacaatacaaagggatcatccagtggacaacatcctgggtagcatcaggagaggggtaacaactcgatctcgtttagctaatttttgtggattttactcgtttgtttcctctcttgagccaattaaggttgaagaagcattgggtgatccggattggataattgccatgcaagaggagttgaacaacttcactaggaatgaagtctggtccttagtccaaagacccaaacaaaatgtgattgggactaaatgggtctttaggaacaagcaagatgaacatggcgtggttacaagaaacaaggcacggttggttgcccaaggctatactcaagtggaaggactcgattttggtgaaacatatgcgcctgtagcaaggttagaatcaattagaatattaattgcctatgctactaaccatgatttcaacctatatcaaatggatgtcaagagcacttttctaaatggaccactacaagaaagagtatatgtggagcaaccaccgggctttgaagacccaaagaagccaaatcatgtttatcttcttcacaaggcactctacgggcttaaacaagcccctagagcttggtatgactgtcttaaagattttttaattaaaaatgggtttacaataggaaaagctgactctactttatttactcgaaaagttgataatgaattatttgtgtgccaaatatatgttgatgacattatatttggtagtactaatgaaaaattttgtgaagagtttagcaaagtaatgacgaacaggtttgagatgtctatgatgggcgagcttaaatacttcctgggatttcaagtcaaacaactcaaggaaggtacctttctatgccaaactaaatatactcaagatatgctcaagaagtttggcatgaaaaaagcaaagcacgccaagactccaatgtcatcaaataggcatctcgacctaaatgaggaaggtaaacctgtagatcaaaatttatatagatcaatgataggatcactgctttacttatgtgcatctaggcctgatataatgttgagtgtttgcatgtgtgcacgttttcaagcaaatcctaaagactgccatcttgtagccgttaagagaattctaagatacttagtccacacccaaaacctaggattatggtatcctaaaggctgccttttcgatttgcttggctactctgactcagattatgccggttgcaaagtagatcgaaaaagcactactgggacttgccaattccttgggcggtccttagtgtcatagagttccaagaaacaaaattgtgttgcactttccactgcagaagctgaatacatagcagctggggcatgttgtgcacagttgttatggatgaagcaaacccttagagattttggttgtgagtttaacaaaattccacttttgtgtgacaatgagagtgccataaaacttgcaaacaatccggtgcaacactctagaactaaacatattgacatcagacaccatttcttgagagaccatgaagccaaaggagatatcgaactatttcatgtgagcaccgaaaatcaactagccgatatcttcacaaaaccccttaatgagactaggttttgttttcttaggagtgagctaaatatcttggattctcgaaacgtggcttaataactaaaa
Proteins encoded:
- the LOC109945576 gene encoding uncharacterized protein; this translates as MSKKVKQLAKGLARRASIFGRKEDLVFQGTSSSSSRRRALLEHVPELQGQAVGVQRNEDEPEDEEETEEWRQVEDEEETGWGEWPNDGGSGVGGASGSREGEAGVSGGGSGSGGVGGSSRVRKPRKTSWVPPPKEPVNKVEIIPSGDGAWLDSSFTGKDRVRQVNKVLGNICRMRWPGLVIENGIEVPVTRWDQYGLAVNAQHGNAQGAVWHDFWVCLSIFLRSYQLND